The Polyangia bacterium genome segment CGGTGCGCCGGACGGTGGACACCCCCAGCACGCCGGCAACGGCTTCCTGATGCGCCGCGGCTTCACGCTGGTGTGGATCGGCTGGCAGGGTGACGTGCCGCCTGGCGCCGATCGGCTGACTGCGCGCTTTCCTACCATTCCGCCGCGTTACCGGCATGGTGCGCGAGGAGTTCATCGCCGAGGCCACCGGGCTGCTCGGCGACAGCAATATCCACGAACTGTCTGAGGAGCGCTTCGTCGGCACGCTGGTCTATCCGGTTGCCGACCCTGCCGGTGCGACGCTGACGGTGCGGGAGCGCGAGGCCGATCCTCGCGTCACGCCGCCCGGCCTCGCGTGGCGTCTGGTCGACGACCGCCATGTCGAGATCACGCGGCCGACTGCGCCGGGCTTCGATCACGGCGCGATCTTCGAGTTCATCTACCGCGCGCGCGATCCGATCGTCATGGGCATCGGCTTCGCCGCGATCCGCGACATCGTCTCGTTCCTGCGGCATGCGACGAAGGACAATCCGCTGGCGCCACAGGAGCGGCCTTGCATCCGCCATGCGCTGGGTTTCGGCATCTCGCAGAGCGGCCGCCTGCTTCGCGACCTGGTGCATCTTGGTTTCAACCAGGATCTGGCCGGGCGCCAGGTGTTCGACGGCATCCTTCCCGTCGTGGCGGGATCGCGCCGCACCTGCATTAACTGGCAATTTGCGCAGGCGGGGCGCTATTCGCGCCAGCATGAGGACCACTCTTACGGCGATGACCAGTTCCCGTTCAGCTATCCGACGCTGACCGATCCGATCAGCGGCCGGAGCGGCGGCATCCTGCAGCGCGCCCGTCATGCTGGCGTGTGCCCGAAGGTGCTGCATCTCGATACCGAAAGCGACTTCTGGCAGGCGCGCAGTTCGCTCATAGCGACCGATACGAGCGGCGGCGACATCGCCATGCCGGACGAGGTGCGGGTCTATACGGTGAGCGGTGTGTCGCATGCGCCGTTTCGGCCCCTGACCAAGCCAGTCATGCAGCTTCCCGGCAATCGGCTCGGTTACGGCGCGTTCATGCGTGCGCTGCTGGTGGCGCTGTTTGAGTGGGTGGAGCGCGGCACCGCACCACCGGACAGCTGCTTCCCGTCGCGCGCCGCCGGCACGCTGGTGCCGCTCGCAGAGGCCCGCCGGACATTCCCCTGGCTGGCAGAAGTGAAATACCCGAACGTCCTGAACGAGCTGCGGCTGCGAGACCACTCGGTTGAACCACCAATCGAGAGCACGGCTTACCCGGTGTTCGTGCAATCGACGGATGCCGACGGCAACGCCCTCGGGGGCATCCGCCACCCGTTGCTCGCGGCACCATTAGGCACGCATGCCGGCTGGTCAGTGCGCGCGAAGGGCTATGGCGAGGGTGACCTATTCACGATTCAGGGGTCGATGATCCCGTTCGCGCAGACCGAAGGCGAGAGGCTGCGGGCCGACGATCCGCGGCCTTCCCTCGAAGCGCGCTACGCATCGCGTGATGCTTGGGCCGCGCGGCTGGCCGAGGCCGTGGATCGACTGGTCGCCGAGCGGCTGCTGCTGGCCGAAGATGGCGACCGGCTGGCGACGGCAGCGCGCGAGTCGTGGGACGTTTACCAAGAGCTGTAGAAGGCGGCGCGGAAACCGTCGGACTTGGCCCTCATTCGGAGCCTTCCTGGCAGATAAGCGCGCATCGCCAGATCTCCGATGAGTCAATGCCAAACGATGAGCCTGCATCACTCAGGGGCCGCCGCGCCGATTTCGCAGCAGAGCCGGTGACGGCCGGTCGTCTAGGATCGCCCGGCGTACCGCCGGATCGCGGAGGCGGCAAAGGCGCTCCGACAACGGCAAGGCCTCGAATGGTTTGTAGCGTTCGCGGACGGCGAACGGATCGAGCGAGGTCGCGATCCGCGCATTCCCCGGCAGATAGGCGAGCGGTATGT includes the following:
- a CDS encoding alpha/beta hydrolase domain-containing protein; its protein translation is MVREEFIAEATGLLGDSNIHELSEERFVGTLVYPVADPAGATLTVREREADPRVTPPGLAWRLVDDRHVEITRPTAPGFDHGAIFEFIYRARDPIVMGIGFAAIRDIVSFLRHATKDNPLAPQERPCIRHALGFGISQSGRLLRDLVHLGFNQDLAGRQVFDGILPVVAGSRRTCINWQFAQAGRYSRQHEDHSYGDDQFPFSYPTLTDPISGRSGGILQRARHAGVCPKVLHLDTESDFWQARSSLIATDTSGGDIAMPDEVRVYTVSGVSHAPFRPLTKPVMQLPGNRLGYGAFMRALLVALFEWVERGTAPPDSCFPSRAAGTLVPLAEARRTFPWLAEVKYPNVLNELRLRDHSVEPPIESTAYPVFVQSTDADGNALGGIRHPLLAAPLGTHAGWSVRAKGYGEGDLFTIQGSMIPFAQTEGERLRADDPRPSLEARYASRDAWAARLAEAVDRLVAERLLLAEDGDRLATAARESWDVYQEL